The Mycolicibacterium aurum genome segment GTCCATTCCACCGGCCTGCTCAGTTCCACCGCCGCGTACCGGTCCAGGATCTCCTCGAAGATCACCCGCAGTTCCAGCCGGGCCAGGTTGGCACCCAGGCAGTAGTGCACTCCTTGACCGAATCCCAAGTGCGGGTTCGGTTTACGGGCGATGTCGAAGCGATCGGGGTCGACGAACACCGCGCCGTCGCGGTTGGCAGAGCCCTCCCACACCAGGACTTTCTGGCCGGGTTCGATCAGGTGGCCACCGAGGGTCGCCGGCCGGGTTGCGGTGCGCCGCTTCGACGGTGACGGCGAGGTCCACCGCACCATCTCCTCGATGGCCGTCGGCAGCAGATCGCGATCCTCGCGCAACGCCCGGTAGGCGTCCGGGTTCTCGATCAGCGCCAACAGCCCGCCGGCGATCGAGTTGCGGGTGGTCTCGGCGCCCGCGCTGAACAGCAGGTTGAAGAACAGGTAGCTCTCGATGTCCGACAACTCGGGATCGGCGGAGTTGACGACCACCGAGAGCATGTCGTCGCTGGGCTCGGCCCGCTTGGCGGCGATCAGCTCCTGGCCGAAGGTGAACATCCGTGAGCCGGCCTCTTCCACCGACATCCTGGTGATCGACGCCTTGCGCGAACCGCCGAAGTCGAAGCTCGGCTCGATCGCCTCGAACAGCCAATGCCGTTCGGACTCGGGCACTCCCAGCAGGATGCAGATCATCTGCATCGGCACCTCGGCCGCGATGTCGGTGACGAAGTCACAGGCTTGCGTCGGTGCGACAGCGTCGAGCAGGCGGCGCGCCCTGGTCCGCAGATCTTCCTCGACCCGG includes the following:
- a CDS encoding cytochrome P450 produces the protein MTSPVGAVDLSQVDFTDLDNFAHGFPHELFALHREQAPVYWHEPTENTPDGEGFWSVATHAETLAVFRDPETYSSVTGGERPFGGTLLQDLSIAGQLLNMMDDPRHGEVRRLVSSGLTPRMIRRVEEDLRTRARRLLDAVAPTQACDFVTDIAAEVPMQMICILLGVPESERHWLFEAIEPSFDFGGSRKASITRMSVEEAGSRMFTFGQELIAAKRAEPSDDMLSVVVNSADPELSDIESYLFFNLLFSAGAETTRNSIAGGLLALIENPDAYRALREDRDLLPTAIEEMVRWTSPSPSKRRTATRPATLGGHLIEPGQKVLVWEGSANRDGAVFVDPDRFDIARKPNPHLGFGQGVHYCLGANLARLELRVIFEEILDRYAAVELSRPVEWTRSNRHTGIRHLVVELQPAV